In Trichomycterus rosablanca isolate fTriRos1 chromosome 2, fTriRos1.hap1, whole genome shotgun sequence, the genomic window agatgctcgaccgGATTGAGATCTGGATGGTTTGGCGACCAAATCAATACCTCAcatgcttacctggggaacacgcggcaccaggatgcactatgggaagaagacgAGCGTGATGCTctgggcgacgttctgctgggaaacctcgggtcctgcatccatgtggacgttactctgacacgtagctcctacctaagcatcgttacagaccatgttcaccctcacatggagacgcttccctgatatctgcggcctctttcagcaggatgatgctccctgATACACAAGGTTTGAGGAGAACAACGACCagtttggcctccaaattccccagatctcaatccgatccagcatctgtgggaccgatccatggaggctccacctcccatcttacaggagttaaaggatctgctgctgacatcttggtgccagataccacagcacaccttcaggggtctagtggagtccatgccttcaatacaatattaggaaggtggtcataatgttatgccttattcatCTGCTTCATCCCTGTTACTGTCTGTTTCAGAGATGAACGACTTCCCTGAGCAGAGTTTCCTCCCGTCAGTCCAGCACGTGGATTCGGGACCTAAATCCTTTTTCTGTTCCATCTGCGGCAAGAGTTTCACTCAGCAGGGAACGCTGCAGAGAcacaagcgcattcacaccggactCAGGCCGTACCGGTGTTCGCAGTGCGGGCGGAGCTTCACCCAGCAGTCCTATCTCCAgtcacaccagcgcattcacaccggagagaaaccctacCGGTGTCTGCTCTGCGAGAAGAGCTTCAACCAGCCGAGTCACCTCAagatccaccagcgcattcacaccgggcACAAACCGTACCAGTGCTCGGACTGCGGCAAGAGTTTCACTCAGTTCGCTCACCTTCAGCGGCACCGGCTGACCCACACCGGCGAGAAGCCCCATCAGTGCTCGCTGTGTGGGCGGAGATTCAGTCAGGTGAGCAATCTGAACGTGCACCAGCGCACTCATCAGGTCGGAAACCTGTACTACTGCTCAGACTGTGGAAGAAGCTTCTCTCATCTGAGTACGTTCAAGAAGCACAAGTGCACCAACCATCTGGCAACAGCTCATGACGCCAGTGTGGAGAATTAACCAACTCCTGGTCCCAGATActttgtctatatatatatatatatatattcctattttatttatacattttctccccaattttatCGTAGTCAGTCCGTCTTCCGcagctggtggatccctgattgtagtcgaggtgggtatatcgctgctcacgcctcctccgaccctcacacagcccttagtggaacccttttccacccattcactctgcacaggtgcctctttatctgccaatcagggtccttacacagtgtttgaagacctggcccacatagtccggtcatcccgccctagcaaaaccgtgtctgctgcaggcactgacaatcatgcccgctagatggcgcccggccgaccggtggcaatgccgaggagttcagaatcacctgggcgcccttattaatatttttatacagtGATGTTTACTTCTCTGAAATACAGTGTTATTCTGGAAGACTTTCTTGAAGAACACATGAGCTCGGGGCCTGGTTCCTCTCAACGTTCCTTGATCTTGAGCTAACCGGGGTTTTCCTGCCACTGATGGAAAAGTTGGTGCAGTTTCCTCACATGTATATTTTGGATATAAACGGTGAGAGAGGGaggagagactgagagacgcttatagtccggatttaggaagctgaaagaagctttaaggggaagaagatttccatgtgatgatgatgtgaaagcagcggcgcatcaaccaaacacatttttatgctGACGGTATTAAAAAGTTgctacgacgctggaaaaatgcaccgACACCAGTTAAATAAAACAAGTTAAATCAAAGCATTTCATTTGTGTtgatccattttatcagctccacttaccatatagaagcactttgtagttctacaattactgactgtagtccatctgtttctctgcatgctttgttacccccctttcatgctgttctttaatggtcaggacccccacaggaccaccacagagcaggtattatttaggtggtggatgattctcagcactgcagtgacactgacatggtgctggtgtgttagtgtgtgttgtgctggtatgagtggatcagacacagcagcgctgctggagtttttaaataccgtgtccactcactgtccactctattagacacgcctacctagtcggtccaccttgtagatgtaaagtcagagacgatcgctcatctattgctgctgtttgagtcggtcatcttctagaccttcatcggtggacacaggacgctgcccacggggcgctgtcggctggatgtttttggttggtggactattctcagtccagcagtgacagtgcggtgtttagatccactcataccagcaccatgtcagtgtcactgcagtgctgagaatcatccaccacctaaataatacctgctctgtgggggtcctgaccattgaagaacagaagagaaacagatggacgacagtcagtaactgtagaactaaatagataaaatggatagtgagtggttttaatgttatgactgatcggtatatatacagtgtatcacaaaagtgagtacacccctcacatttctgcagatatttaagtatatcttttcatgggacaacactgacaaaatgacactttgacacaatgaaaagtagtctgtgtgcagcttatataacagtgtaaatttattcttccctcaaaataactcaatatacagccattaatgtctaaaccaccggcaacaaaagtgagtacaccccttagtgaaagttcctgaagtgtcaatattttgtgtggccaccattatttcccagaactgccttaactctcctgggcatggagtttaccagagcttcacaggttgccactggaatgcttttccactcctccatgacgacatcacggagctggcggatattcgagactttgcgctcctccaccttccgcttgaggatgccccaaagatgttctattgggtttaggtctggagacatgcttggccagtccatcacctttaccctcagcctcttcaataaagcagtggtcgtcttagaggtgtgtttggggtcattatcatgctggaacactgccctgcgacccagtttccggagggaggggatcatgctctgcttcagtatttcacagtacatattggagttcatgtgtccctcaatgaaatgtaactccccaacacctgctgcattcatgcagccccagaccatggcattcccaccaccatgcttgactgtaggcatgacacacttatctttgtactcctcacctgattgccgccacacatgcttgagaccatctaaaccaaacaaattaatcttggtctcatcagaccataggacatggttccagtaatccatgtcctttgttgacatgtcttcagcaaactgtttgcgggctttcttgtgtagagacttcagaagaggcttccttctggggtgacagccatgcagaccaatttgatgtagtgtgcggcgtatggtctgagcactgacaggctgaccccccaccttttcaatctctgcagcaatgctgacagcactcctgcgcctatctttcaaagacagcagttggatgtgacgctgagcacgtgcactcagcttctttggatgaccaacgcgaggtctgttctgagtggaccctgctcttttaaaacgctggatgatcttggccactgtgctacagctcagtttcaggttgttggcaatcttcttgtagccttgaccatcttcatgtagcgcaacaattcgtcttttaagatcctcagagagttctttgccatgaggtgccatgttggaactttcagtgaccagtatgagagagtgtgagagctgtactactaaattgaacacacctgctccctatgcacacctgagacctagtaacactaacaaatcacatgacattttggagggaaaatgacaagcagtgctcaatttggacatttaggggtatagtctcttaggggtgtactcacttttgttgcaggtggtttagacattaatggctgtatattgagttattttgagggaagaataaatttacactgttatataagctgcacacagactacttttcattgtgtcaaagtgtcattttgtcagtgttgtcccatgaaaagatatacttaaatatctgcagaaatgtgaggggtgtactcacttttgtgatacactgtatatatttctaCACAGTACGAATCACTTGTCTGTCACACGAACCTAACCTTACTGCCCACATCCACCTCCAGAATTATGGAACCTTCTGAACCTGGATCCTCCCAGAGATTCCTCCTTATCATTCCCATTCAGAACCAAACTTGGATCGTTGTGAAGCTGCTGTGTGAGAATATTAAACTGAACTAAAATAAAtggaattttatttacatttggtgGTCAACATTAATTGGCACCCTTGGTTGTTTACTTTAAGAGCCAGAATTTTCAGAAATAAGCAGACATACGCCAACTACTCACCAGATAATGGGGGTCTGGGTAGTGACCCATTCTCAGAATCGGAATGACtttatgttacacatacgaggaatttgctttggtgatgcactcaataatacacataatagtacagataattacacatgtatgaaatgtaacatagaacatatttaacagacccgactgCAGTaatactaacatggtaatgttAAAATGAGTTGATCTGGAATGAGCatagcaggtacagcagtgttgttgggacttCTTAAACACCTCGAAGTCAAGAAGGgtggccaaacagcctagcccTAGGGAGGTGCGCTcgtcagtccagtccagtccagtaggTGGCGCTAATAAACGTGAACTATTCAACCAAGAAGAAGAAGCAGCTTCGGTCGCTGATGTGTTTGTACTAAACtgaatcatctgtaagtaaaatgttgatttattcatttattacactttcattattaaatacactctaattaataataacactagagtttgtaataaatgatcactgtgaggatttaaGATGCTTTAACTCTCTTCTTATTAGACACACAATCCGTTAGCTTCTCAGCTAACGGTTAGCATCGCACATGATTCAGTATTGACAAACCGATTCAGCGAAATGAATCAATTGATTCATTAATCAGAACTGAGTTCATAAAACGACACTGTTGCTTAAACAGAGTATACAATTAAAACTGAACCCTATGCTTCACGATTTGTACTTTTACCACCACATTGATGTTTACAGCTGATGTATTTAATCACAGCTGGTACATGTGTTTTATGTTGGAGAAACTGATGACGTTTAGGATTACAGAGCTGAGTTTAGTTAGTTTTAGTGATAGTGATGCTGTTTATATGGTGGCCAACCAGAGCCActagtctttagactagagtccgagtcgagtcacgagtctttagactagagtccgagtcgagtcacgattctttaggctagagtccgagtcgagtcacgagtctttaggctagagtccgagtcgagtcacgagtctttagactagagaccgagtcgagtcacgattctttaggctagagtccgagtcgagtcacgagtctttaggctagagtccgagtcgagtcacgagtctttaggctagagtccgagtcgagtcacgattctttaggctagagtccgagtcgagtcacgagtctttagactagagaccgagtcgagtcacgagtctttagactagagaccgagtcgagtcacgagtctttagactagagaccgagtcgagtcacgagtctttagactagagtccgagtcgagtcacgagtcttcaggctagagaccgagtcgagtcacgagtctttagactagagaccgagtcgagtcacgagtctttagactagagaccgagtcgagtcacgagtctttagactagagtccgagtcgagtcacgattctttaggctagagtccgagtcgagtcacgagtctttagactagagaccgagtcgagtcacgagtctttagactagagaccgagtcgagtcacgagtctttagactagagaccgagtcgagtcacgagtctttag contains:
- the LOC134302797 gene encoding gastrula zinc finger protein XlCGF49.1-like, with the translated sequence MEVSSTFIEETPVEQQNGGFQKNAEIKEELDDDYLYKTEMNDFPEQSFLPSVQHVDSGPKSFFCSICGKSFTQQGTLQRHKRIHTGLRPYRCSQCGRSFTQQSYLQSHQRIHTGEKPYRCLLCEKSFNQPSHLKIHQRIHTGHKPYQCSDCGKSFTQFAHLQRHRLTHTGEKPHQCSLCGRRFSQVSNLNVHQRTHQVGNLYYCSDCGRSFSHLSTFKKHKCTNHLATAHDASVEN